A portion of the Enterobacter sp. SA187 genome contains these proteins:
- the tsaC gene encoding L-threonylcarbamoyladenylate synthase type 1 TsaC, which yields MKNNLQSDRIADAVAVLNNKEVIAYPTEAVFGVGCDPDSEIAVQRLLELKQRPVEKGLILIAANFEQLKPYIDDSALNESQREAVFASWPGPVTFVFPARPTTPRWLTGRFDTLAVRVTNHPLVVALCEAYGKPLVSTSANLTGLPPCRTTEEVRAQFGDHFPVVEGETGGRQNPSEIRDALTGERFRQG from the coding sequence GTGAAGAATAACCTGCAATCAGATCGCATCGCTGACGCGGTGGCGGTACTGAATAATAAAGAAGTCATCGCTTATCCTACAGAGGCTGTTTTTGGTGTCGGCTGCGATCCTGATAGTGAGATCGCAGTCCAGCGTCTGCTTGAGTTAAAACAACGCCCGGTGGAAAAAGGGTTGATCCTTATCGCGGCGAATTTCGAACAGCTTAAACCCTACATCGACGACAGCGCCCTGAATGAATCGCAGCGTGAGGCCGTCTTTGCCAGCTGGCCAGGTCCGGTGACATTCGTATTCCCGGCGCGACCCACGACGCCGCGCTGGTTAACCGGCCGTTTTGATACGCTGGCTGTACGCGTTACCAATCATCCGCTGGTGGTGGCCTTATGCGAGGCCTACGGCAAACCGCTGGTTTCGACCAGCGCTAATCTGACGGGCTTACCGCCGTGCCGTACAACAGAAGAAGTACGCGCCCAGTTCGGTGATCATTTTCCGGTGGTGGAGGGCGAAACTGGCGGGCGTCAGAACCCTTCAGAAATACGTGACGCGCTGACCGGCGAGCGCTTCCGACAGGGGTAA
- the rpsK gene encoding 30S ribosomal protein S11 — protein MAKAPVRARKRVRKQVSDGVAHVHASFNNTIVTITDRQGNALGWATAGGSGFRGSRKSTPFAAQVAAERCADAVKEYGIKNLEVMVKGPGPGRESTIRALNAAGFRITNITDVTPIPHNGCRPPKKRRV, from the coding sequence ATGGCAAAGGCACCAGTTCGTGCACGTAAGCGTGTAAGAAAACAAGTCTCTGACGGCGTGGCTCATGTCCATGCTTCTTTCAACAACACAATCGTTACTATTACTGATCGTCAGGGTAACGCTTTGGGTTGGGCAACAGCCGGTGGTTCCGGTTTCCGTGGTTCTCGCAAATCCACTCCGTTTGCAGCTCAGGTTGCAGCTGAGCGTTGCGCTGACGCCGTGAAAGAATACGGTATCAAGAATCTGGAAGTTATGGTCAAGGGACCGGGTCCGGGTCGCGAATCTACCATTCGTGCTCTGAACGCCGCTGGTTTCCGCATCACTAATATTACTGATGTGACTCCGATCCCTCACAACGGTTGTCGTCCGCCGAAAAAACGTCGCGTATAA
- the mscL gene encoding large-conductance mechanosensitive channel protein MscL translates to MSMLKEFRAFAMRGNVIDLAVGVIIGAAFGKIVSSLVADIIMPPLGLLIGGIDFKQFAFTLREAQGDIPAVVMHYGVFIQNIFDFLIVAFAIFLAIKLINRLHRKKEEEPKAPPAPSKEEVLLTEIRDLLKEQNSRPGL, encoded by the coding sequence ATGAGCATGTTAAAAGAGTTTCGCGCGTTTGCGATGCGCGGGAATGTAATCGACCTGGCAGTGGGTGTCATCATTGGTGCGGCATTCGGTAAAATTGTCTCTTCTCTGGTGGCTGACATCATCATGCCACCCCTGGGCCTGTTGATTGGCGGGATTGATTTTAAACAGTTTGCATTTACGCTACGTGAAGCGCAGGGCGATATTCCTGCGGTAGTGATGCATTACGGCGTGTTTATTCAGAATATTTTTGATTTTCTGATCGTGGCGTTCGCTATTTTCCTGGCGATCAAACTGATCAATAGACTTCATCGGAAGAAAGAGGAAGAGCCAAAAGCACCGCCTGCGCCTTCCAAAGAAGAAGTACTGTTAACGGAAATCCGTGATTTACTGAAAGAGCAAAACAGCCGTCCCGGTCTTTAA
- the fmt gene encoding methionyl-tRNA formyltransferase: MSDSLRIIFAGTPDFAARHLDALLSSGHNVVGVFTQPDRPAGRGKKLMPSPVKVLAEENGLPVFQPASLRPQENQHLVADLHADVMVVVAYGLILPKAVLDMPRLGCINVHGSLLPRWRGAAPIQRALWAGDAETGVTIMQMDVGLDTGDMLHKLVCPITAEDTSATLYDKLAELGPAGLIETLAQLAGGTAQPQVQDEAQVTYAEKLSKEEARMDWSLPAVQLERCIRAFNPWPMSWLEIDGQPLKIWKASVIHSETTAGPGTIVDATKQGIQVATGDGILNIESLQPAGKKAMSAQDLLNSRREWFVPGHRLA, encoded by the coding sequence GTGTCAGATTCACTACGTATTATTTTTGCGGGTACACCTGACTTTGCAGCGCGTCATCTTGACGCGCTGTTGTCATCCGGACATAACGTCGTTGGCGTATTTACCCAACCGGATCGCCCGGCCGGACGCGGCAAAAAGCTGATGCCGAGCCCGGTAAAAGTGCTGGCGGAAGAGAACGGTTTACCAGTGTTTCAGCCAGCGTCTTTACGTCCGCAGGAAAATCAGCACCTGGTCGCCGACTTACACGCAGATGTGATGGTTGTAGTGGCCTATGGTCTGATTCTGCCCAAAGCTGTGCTGGATATGCCCCGTCTGGGCTGCATTAACGTTCACGGTTCATTGCTTCCCCGCTGGCGCGGAGCGGCGCCTATTCAGCGCGCGCTTTGGGCAGGCGATGCGGAAACCGGCGTCACGATCATGCAAATGGACGTCGGCCTGGATACGGGCGATATGCTGCATAAGCTTGTCTGCCCAATCACGGCCGAAGATACCAGCGCGACGCTGTACGATAAGCTTGCAGAGTTAGGGCCTGCCGGCCTGATTGAAACCCTTGCACAGCTGGCGGGTGGCACAGCCCAACCGCAGGTACAGGATGAAGCGCAGGTAACCTATGCGGAGAAACTCAGCAAAGAGGAAGCTCGCATGGACTGGTCCCTGCCTGCCGTGCAACTTGAGCGCTGTATCCGCGCATTCAATCCATGGCCGATGAGCTGGCTTGAAATCGACGGCCAGCCGCTGAAAATCTGGAAAGCGTCAGTTATCCATTCTGAGACTACCGCCGGGCCGGGCACAATTGTGGACGCCACTAAACAGGGCATCCAGGTCGCTACGGGCGACGGTATTCTGAATATAGAATCGCTGCAACCGGCCGGTAAAAAAGCAATGAGCGCGCAAGACCTGCTCAACTCCCGCCGGGAATGGTTTGTTCCCGGACATCGTCTTGCCTGA
- a CDS encoding DNA-directed RNA polymerase subunit alpha — protein MQGSVTEFLKPRLVDIEQVSSTHAKVTLEPLERGFGHTLGNALRRILLSSMPGCAVTEVEIDGVLHEYSTKEGVQEDILEILLNLKGLAVRVQGKDEVILTLNKSGIGPVTAADITHDGDVEIVKPQHVICHLTDENASISMRIKVQRGRGYVPASARIHSEEDERPIGRLLVDACYSPVERIAYNVEAARVEQRTDLDKLVIEMETNGTIDPEEAIRRAATILAEQLEAFVDLRDVRQPEVKEEKPEFDPILLRPVDDLELTVRSANCLKAEAIHYIGDLVQRTEVELLKTPNLGKKSLTEIKDVLASRGLSLGMRLENWPPASIADE, from the coding sequence ATGCAGGGTTCTGTGACAGAGTTTCTAAAACCGCGCCTGGTAGATATCGAGCAAGTGAGTTCGACGCACGCCAAGGTGACCCTTGAGCCTTTAGAGCGTGGCTTTGGCCATACTCTGGGTAACGCACTGCGCCGTATTCTGCTCTCATCGATGCCGGGTTGCGCGGTGACCGAAGTTGAGATTGATGGTGTACTTCATGAGTACAGCACCAAAGAGGGTGTTCAGGAGGATATCCTGGAAATCCTGCTCAACCTGAAAGGGCTGGCGGTGAGAGTTCAAGGTAAAGATGAAGTTATTCTTACCCTGAATAAATCTGGCATTGGCCCTGTGACTGCAGCCGACATTACCCATGATGGTGATGTCGAAATCGTCAAGCCGCAGCACGTGATCTGCCACCTGACCGATGAGAACGCGTCTATTAGCATGCGTATCAAAGTTCAGCGCGGTCGTGGTTATGTGCCGGCTTCTGCCCGAATTCATTCGGAAGAAGATGAGCGCCCAATCGGCCGTCTGCTGGTCGACGCATGTTACAGCCCTGTAGAGCGTATTGCCTACAATGTTGAAGCAGCGCGTGTAGAACAGCGTACCGACCTGGACAAGCTGGTCATCGAAATGGAAACCAACGGCACAATCGATCCTGAAGAGGCGATTCGTCGTGCGGCAACCATCCTGGCAGAACAACTGGAAGCTTTCGTTGACTTACGTGATGTACGTCAGCCGGAAGTGAAAGAAGAGAAACCAGAATTCGATCCGATCCTGCTGCGCCCTGTTGACGATCTGGAATTGACTGTCCGCTCTGCTAACTGCCTCAAAGCAGAAGCTATCCACTATATCGGTGATCTGGTACAGCGTACCGAGGTTGAGCTGCTTAAAACGCCTAACCTTGGTAAAAAATCTCTTACTGAGATTAAAGACGTGCTGGCTTCCCGTGGTTTGTCTCTGGGCATGCGCCTGGAAAACTGGCCACCGGCAAGCATCGCTGACGAGTAA
- the rplQ gene encoding 50S ribosomal protein L17, translating to MRHRKSGRQLNRNSSHRQAMFRNMAGSLVRHEIIKTTLPKAKELRRVVEPLITLAKTDSVANRRLAFARTRDNEIVAKLFNELGPRFASRAGGYTRIMKCGFRAGDNAPMAYIELVDRSESKAEAAAE from the coding sequence ATGCGCCATCGTAAGAGTGGTCGTCAACTGAACCGCAACAGCAGCCATCGCCAGGCTATGTTCCGCAACATGGCAGGTTCACTGGTTCGTCATGAGATCATCAAGACGACCCTGCCTAAAGCGAAAGAGCTGCGTCGCGTAGTTGAGCCGCTGATTACTCTTGCCAAGACTGATAGCGTAGCTAATCGTCGTCTGGCATTCGCCCGTACTCGTGATAACGAGATCGTGGCAAAACTGTTTAACGAGCTGGGCCCGCGTTTTGCGAGCCGCGCCGGTGGTTACACTCGCATTATGAAGTGTGGCTTCCGTGCAGGCGACAACGCGCCGATGGCATACATCGAGCTGGTTGATCGCTCTGAATCGAAAGCAGAAGCTGCTGCAGAGTAA
- the dprA gene encoding DNA-protecting protein DprA, with protein sequence MTLTEIWLRLIYVGDLYGDKMLNVAQSLLQNPDITTSTLSHAGLTPQQIAKFQALAAGEIERSLAWLTAPDHHLLLATDAAYPPQLRAISDYPGALFVEGDIGVLKSQQLGVVGSRAHSWYGERWGRQFCEQLVRYGVTITSGLALGIDSIAHRAALNGKGKTVAVLGNGLHSVYPKRHRALADGILNAGGALVSEFPLSAVPWPGNFPRRNRIISGLSRGVLVVEAALKSGSLVTARCALDQGREVFALPGPLGNPGCEGPHSLIRQGAMLVTSPEEILESLQYGLHWVPDHSDKLINSSEPDNAALPFPELLANVGDEVTPVDVVAERAGQPVPVIVAQLLELELAGWIAVVPGGYVRLRRASHVRRTNVFV encoded by the coding sequence ATGACTCTGACAGAGATTTGGTTGCGCCTGATTTACGTAGGGGATCTGTATGGCGACAAGATGCTTAACGTCGCGCAATCTTTATTGCAGAACCCGGATATCACGACCTCGACATTAAGCCACGCTGGACTGACCCCACAGCAGATCGCAAAATTTCAGGCGCTGGCTGCGGGTGAAATTGAACGCAGCCTGGCGTGGCTTACGGCTCCCGACCACCATCTGTTGCTGGCCACTGATGCCGCTTACCCGCCGCAGCTAAGAGCCATCAGCGATTATCCCGGCGCGCTCTTTGTCGAAGGGGATATCGGCGTACTGAAGTCGCAGCAACTGGGTGTCGTCGGTAGTCGGGCCCACTCATGGTATGGCGAGCGATGGGGCCGTCAGTTCTGTGAACAGCTTGTGCGTTATGGCGTGACCATTACCAGTGGTCTGGCTCTGGGAATCGACAGCATTGCCCATCGCGCAGCGCTTAACGGCAAAGGTAAAACGGTGGCGGTACTGGGAAACGGTTTACACAGCGTTTATCCAAAGCGGCATCGCGCGCTTGCCGACGGCATCCTTAATGCTGGCGGCGCGCTGGTTTCAGAGTTCCCTTTATCTGCGGTGCCCTGGCCGGGGAACTTCCCGCGACGAAACCGCATTATTAGTGGACTAAGCCGCGGCGTGCTGGTGGTGGAAGCGGCGCTGAAAAGCGGTTCGCTGGTCACGGCACGTTGCGCGCTGGATCAGGGACGTGAGGTTTTTGCTCTGCCAGGCCCATTGGGCAACCCTGGCTGTGAAGGACCGCATAGTCTTATCAGGCAGGGGGCAATGCTGGTGACATCGCCTGAGGAGATTCTGGAAAGTTTGCAATATGGGCTACATTGGGTGCCAGATCACAGCGATAAGCTAATTAATTCTTCAGAACCGGATAACGCGGCATTGCCATTTCCTGAGCTCCTGGCTAACGTAGGAGATGAGGTAACACCTGTTGACGTCGTCGCTGAACGTGCCGGCCAACCTGTGCCAGTGATTGTGGCTCAGCTACTCGAACTGGAGTTAGCAGGATGGATCGCAGTTGTACCCGGCGGCTATGTCCGATTAAGGAGGGCAAGCCATGTTCGACGTACTAATGTATTTGTTTGA
- the def gene encoding peptide deformylase yields MAVLHVLHIPDERLRKVAEPVKEVNADIQRIVDDMFDTMYAEEGIGLAATQVDIHQRIIVIDVSENRDGRLVLINPELLEKSGETGIEEGCLSIPEQRALVPRAEKVKIRALDRDGKPFELEADGLLAICIQHEMDHLVGKLFIDYLSPLKQKRIRQKVEKLDRLNARA; encoded by the coding sequence ATGGCAGTTTTGCACGTGTTACATATCCCGGACGAGCGTCTTCGCAAAGTCGCTGAACCGGTAAAAGAAGTGAATGCAGACATTCAGCGTATCGTTGATGATATGTTCGATACCATGTATGCCGAAGAGGGTATTGGCCTCGCCGCAACGCAGGTTGATATTCATCAGCGCATTATCGTTATTGACGTCTCCGAGAATCGCGATGGTCGCCTGGTGTTGATCAATCCGGAACTGCTGGAAAAAAGTGGCGAAACCGGTATTGAGGAAGGCTGCCTGTCGATCCCGGAGCAACGCGCTCTGGTGCCGCGTGCAGAGAAAGTAAAAATTCGCGCGCTCGACAGAGACGGTAAGCCGTTTGAGCTGGAAGCGGATGGCCTGCTGGCGATCTGTATTCAGCATGAAATGGATCACCTGGTCGGTAAGCTGTTTATCGATTACCTGTCGCCGCTGAAGCAAAAACGTATACGTCAGAAAGTTGAGAAACTCGACCGCCTGAACGCACGGGCTTAA
- the zntR gene encoding Zn(2+)-responsive transcriptional regulator: MYRIGELARLAEVTPDTIRYYEKQQMMDHEVRTQGGFRLYTDNDLQRLKFIRHARQLGFTLESIRELLSIRVDPEHHTCQESKSIVQARLSEVEERIEELQTMRRSLQRLNDACCGTAHSSIYCSILEALEQGSGSKTEAVDL, from the coding sequence ATGTATCGCATTGGAGAACTGGCCAGACTGGCTGAGGTGACCCCTGATACCATCCGTTATTATGAAAAGCAGCAAATGATGGATCACGAAGTGCGCACCCAGGGCGGTTTTCGCCTTTATACCGATAACGATCTTCAGCGTCTGAAGTTTATACGTCATGCCCGGCAACTGGGATTCACCCTGGAGTCGATTCGGGAGCTTTTGTCGATACGCGTTGATCCTGAGCACCACACCTGCCAGGAATCAAAAAGTATCGTACAAGCCAGGCTAAGCGAAGTTGAAGAGCGGATAGAAGAGTTACAAACTATGCGGCGCTCTTTGCAGCGACTAAACGATGCCTGCTGCGGTACTGCCCATAGCAGCATCTATTGTTCGATCCTTGAAGCCCTGGAGCAGGGAAGTGGCAGTAAAACTGAGGCAGTTGATCTTTAG
- the smg gene encoding DUF494 family protein Smg: MFDVLMYLFETYIHNEAELRVDQDKLESDLTDAGFDREDIYNALLWLEKLADYQEGLAEPMQLASDPLSVRIYTAEECERLDASCRGFLLFLEQIQVLNLETREMVIERVLALDTAEFDLEDLKWVILMVLFNIPGCENAYQQMEELLFEVNEGMLH; the protein is encoded by the coding sequence ATGTTCGACGTACTAATGTATTTGTTTGAGACTTACATCCACAACGAAGCTGAATTGCGCGTGGATCAGGATAAACTGGAGTCAGATCTGACAGACGCTGGTTTTGATCGTGAGGACATCTACAACGCGTTATTGTGGCTGGAAAAGCTGGCTGATTATCAGGAAGGCCTCGCCGAACCGATGCAGCTCGCTTCAGACCCACTCTCTGTTCGTATTTATACTGCAGAAGAGTGTGAGAGGCTGGATGCCAGTTGCCGGGGATTCTTGTTATTCCTGGAGCAGATTCAGGTGCTAAACCTCGAAACGCGGGAAATGGTCATTGAACGCGTGCTGGCGCTGGATACCGCAGAGTTCGATCTGGAAGATCTAAAATGGGTCATTCTGATGGTACTGTTTAATATCCCCGGATGTGAAAACGCCTATCAGCAGATGGAAGAATTACTCTTTGAAGTGAATGAAGGTATGCTGCACTAA
- a CDS encoding DNA topoisomerase family protein — MAKSALFSVPNQEPCPQCGAQLVIRSGKHGPFLGCSLYPECDFVRPLKNQADGHIVKVLEGQLCPVCGAELVLRQGRYGMFIGCSQYPTCEHTELIDKPDDTAITCPQCQTGHLVQRRSRYGKTFYSCDGYPDCQFVINFKPIAGECPVCQYPLLIEKKTAQGVKRFCASKQCGKPVPAELNSEE; from the coding sequence ATGGCCAAATCAGCACTGTTCTCGGTGCCTAATCAGGAGCCCTGTCCACAATGCGGGGCTCAGCTTGTTATTCGTTCCGGGAAGCACGGACCTTTCCTTGGGTGTTCCCTGTATCCGGAATGCGATTTTGTTCGTCCGCTAAAAAACCAGGCTGACGGTCATATCGTTAAAGTTCTGGAGGGGCAGCTTTGTCCTGTATGTGGCGCTGAGCTGGTGCTGCGTCAGGGGCGCTACGGCATGTTTATCGGCTGTAGTCAGTATCCCACTTGCGAACATACCGAACTGATCGATAAACCTGATGATACTGCCATTACCTGCCCGCAGTGTCAGACGGGGCATCTGGTTCAGCGTCGTTCCCGTTACGGCAAAACTTTCTACTCCTGCGATGGTTATCCTGACTGTCAGTTCGTTATCAATTTTAAACCGATAGCTGGCGAGTGTCCTGTCTGCCAGTATCCGTTACTCATCGAAAAGAAAACCGCGCAGGGCGTTAAACGCTTTTGCGCCAGTAAACAATGTGGAAAGCCGGTTCCGGCGGAATTAAACAGTGAAGAATAA
- the rpsD gene encoding 30S ribosomal protein S4 produces the protein MARYLGPKLKLSRREGTDLFLKSGVRAIDTKCKIEQAPGQHGARKPRLSDYGVQLREKQKVRRIYGVLERQFRNYYKEAARLKGNTGENLLALLEGRLDNVVYRMGFGATRAEARQLVSHKAIMVNGRVVNIASYQVSPNDVVSIREKAKKQSRVKAALELAEQREKPTWLEVDGGKMEGTFKRKPERSDLSADINEHLIVELYSK, from the coding sequence ATGGCAAGATATTTGGGTCCTAAGCTCAAGCTGAGCCGTCGCGAGGGCACAGACCTGTTCCTGAAGTCTGGCGTTCGCGCGATTGATACCAAGTGTAAGATTGAACAAGCTCCTGGCCAGCACGGTGCGCGTAAACCGCGTCTGTCTGACTATGGTGTACAGTTGCGTGAAAAGCAAAAAGTTCGCCGTATCTACGGTGTGCTTGAGCGTCAGTTCCGTAACTACTATAAAGAAGCAGCACGTCTGAAAGGCAACACCGGTGAAAACCTGTTGGCTCTGCTGGAAGGTCGTCTGGACAACGTTGTATACCGTATGGGCTTCGGCGCCACTCGTGCTGAAGCACGTCAGCTGGTTAGCCACAAGGCTATCATGGTAAACGGTCGTGTTGTTAACATCGCTTCTTATCAGGTTAGCCCGAATGATGTGGTTAGTATCCGTGAGAAAGCGAAAAAGCAATCTCGCGTGAAAGCCGCTCTGGAGCTGGCTGAGCAGCGTGAAAAGCCAACCTGGCTGGAAGTTGATGGTGGCAAGATGGAAGGTACGTTTAAGCGTAAGCCTGAGCGTTCTGATCTGTCTGCGGACATTAACGAACACCTGATCGTCGAGCTTTACTCCAAGTAA
- a CDS encoding alternative ribosome-rescue factor A, which produces MSRYQHQKGQINDNALEALLHDPLFRQRIEKNKKGKGSYLRKAKHAKRSGQEASGKRVKHFFATGLLVSVVC; this is translated from the coding sequence ATGAGTCGCTATCAGCACCAGAAAGGGCAGATTAACGATAACGCCCTGGAAGCATTACTCCATGATCCGCTGTTTCGTCAGCGTATTGAGAAAAACAAGAAAGGCAAAGGCAGTTATCTGCGAAAAGCGAAACATGCAAAACGGAGTGGTCAGGAGGCCAGTGGCAAGAGAGTGAAGCACTTTTTTGCCACTGGCCTTCTTGTTTCCGTCGTCTGTTAA
- the trkA gene encoding Trk system potassium transporter TrkA — protein sequence MKIIILGAGQVGGTLAENLVGENNDITIVDINGDRLHNLQDKFDLRVVQGHGSHPRVLREAGADDADMLVAVTSSDETNMVACQVAYSLFNTPNRIARIRSPDYIRDADKLFHTEAVPIDHLIAPEQLVIDSIHRLIEYPGALQVVNFAEGKVSLAVVKAYYGGPLVGNALSTMREHMPHIDTRVAAIFRHDRPIRPQGSTIVEAGDEVFFIAASQHIRAVMSELQRLEKPYKRIMLVGGGNVGAGLARQLEKDYSVKLIERDQKRAAELAEKLQNTIVFYGDASDQELLAEEHIDQVDLFIAVTNDDEANIMSAMLAKRMGAKKVMVLIQRRAYVDLVQGSVIDIAISPQEATISALLSHVRKADIVGVSSLRRGVAEAIEAVAHGDESTSRVVGRVIDDIKLPPGTIIGAVVRGNDVMIANDNLRIEQGDHVIMFLTDKKFISDVERLFQPSPFFL from the coding sequence ATGAAGATTATCATTCTGGGTGCCGGACAGGTTGGCGGCACGCTGGCAGAAAACCTGGTCGGTGAGAACAACGATATTACTATTGTTGATATTAACGGTGACAGGCTGCATAACCTGCAGGACAAGTTTGATCTGCGCGTGGTACAGGGTCATGGCTCACATCCGCGTGTTCTGCGAGAAGCAGGGGCCGATGATGCCGATATGCTCGTCGCTGTGACCAGCTCTGATGAAACCAACATGGTTGCCTGCCAGGTCGCTTATTCCCTCTTCAATACGCCTAACCGCATCGCGCGTATTCGTTCACCTGATTATATCCGCGATGCAGATAAGCTCTTTCACACCGAGGCGGTTCCTATCGATCACCTGATTGCTCCTGAGCAACTGGTCATCGACAGCATTCACCGTCTGATCGAATATCCGGGTGCGTTGCAGGTCGTGAATTTTGCCGAAGGCAAGGTCAGCCTGGCGGTGGTGAAAGCTTATTATGGCGGGCCGCTGGTCGGCAATGCGTTGTCCACCATGCGCGAACACATGCCGCATATCGATACGCGTGTCGCGGCAATTTTTCGTCATGACCGTCCTATCAGGCCGCAGGGATCAACCATCGTTGAAGCAGGTGATGAGGTCTTCTTTATCGCCGCTTCGCAGCATATACGCGCGGTAATGAGTGAGCTTCAGCGTCTTGAAAAGCCTTACAAACGCATCATGCTGGTTGGTGGTGGCAATGTGGGGGCGGGTCTCGCGCGTCAGCTGGAAAAAGACTACAGCGTGAAACTGATCGAGCGCGATCAAAAGCGCGCCGCTGAGCTGGCGGAAAAGCTGCAAAACACCATCGTCTTCTATGGTGATGCGTCGGATCAGGAGTTGCTGGCGGAAGAGCATATCGATCAGGTGGATCTCTTTATTGCCGTCACCAACGATGATGAAGCAAATATCATGTCTGCCATGCTGGCAAAACGCATGGGGGCGAAAAAAGTGATGGTATTGATCCAGCGCCGCGCCTATGTGGATCTGGTACAGGGTAGTGTGATCGACATTGCGATCTCACCGCAGGAAGCCACTATCTCTGCCCTGCTCAGTCACGTCCGTAAAGCCGATATTGTCGGCGTCTCCTCACTACGTCGCGGCGTGGCTGAAGCCATTGAAGCCGTGGCGCACGGTGACGAAAGTACATCTCGCGTGGTGGGCAGAGTGATCGATGATATTAAACTTCCTCCCGGTACCATTATTGGCGCGGTCGTGCGCGGCAATGATGTCATGATCGCTAATGACAATTTACGCATTGAGCAGGGCGATCACGTTATTATGTTCCTGACAGATAAGAAGTTTATTTCTGACGTTGAAAGACTATTCCAGCCCAGTCCCTTCTTCCTGTAA
- the rsmB gene encoding 16S rRNA (cytosine(967)-C(5))-methyltransferase RsmB, which yields MKKNINLRSMAAQAIEQVVEKGQSLSNVLPLLQQKVSDKDKALLQELCFGVLRTLSQMEWLINKLMSRPMTGKQRTIHYLIMVGFYQLLHTRIPPHAALAETVEGAVAIKRPQLKGLINGVLRQFQRQQETLLAEFASSESRFLHPEWLLTRLRKAYPRQWEAIVEANNQRPPMWLRVNRNHHSRDAWLALLEETGQQGFTHPDYPDAVRLESPAPVHTLPGFEEGWVTVQDASAQGCMTFLEPENGEHILDLCAAPGGKTTHILEVAPDAQVLAVDVDEKRLSRVYDNLKRLGMKAQVKQGDGRFPAQWCGEQQFDRILLDAPCSATGVIRRHPDIKWLRRDRDIAELAQLQSEILDAIWPHLKPGGTLVYATCSVLPEENSQQIAAFLARTPDAKLSVTGTPDNPGKQNLPGLEDGDGFYYAKLIKQ from the coding sequence ATGAAAAAAAATATTAATTTACGCAGCATGGCAGCCCAGGCTATCGAACAGGTCGTTGAAAAAGGCCAGTCCCTCAGCAATGTCCTGCCACTGTTACAGCAAAAAGTATCCGATAAAGATAAAGCCCTGCTTCAGGAGCTGTGTTTTGGCGTTCTGCGTACCCTGTCGCAGATGGAGTGGCTGATCAATAAATTGATGTCACGCCCGATGACCGGAAAGCAACGCACCATTCATTATCTGATCATGGTAGGGTTTTACCAGCTCCTGCATACCCGGATCCCGCCGCATGCCGCGCTTGCGGAAACCGTTGAAGGGGCCGTGGCGATAAAAAGACCACAGCTAAAAGGCCTGATTAACGGCGTGCTGCGTCAGTTCCAGCGTCAGCAGGAAACGTTGCTGGCCGAATTCGCTTCCAGCGAGAGCCGCTTTCTCCATCCGGAGTGGTTGCTGACCCGCCTGCGTAAAGCGTATCCGCGGCAGTGGGAAGCCATTGTCGAAGCAAATAACCAGCGTCCACCGATGTGGCTGCGCGTGAATCGCAATCACCACTCACGCGATGCCTGGCTGGCCTTACTGGAAGAAACAGGGCAGCAAGGTTTTACGCATCCAGACTATCCGGATGCGGTGCGTCTTGAGTCCCCTGCCCCTGTTCATACTCTGCCAGGCTTCGAAGAAGGCTGGGTGACCGTACAGGATGCGTCGGCCCAGGGATGCATGACTTTTCTTGAGCCTGAAAACGGTGAGCACATTCTCGATCTGTGCGCGGCGCCTGGCGGCAAAACGACGCATATTCTTGAAGTGGCGCCTGATGCTCAGGTGCTGGCGGTTGATGTCGATGAAAAACGCCTGTCGCGCGTTTACGACAACCTGAAACGTCTGGGCATGAAAGCGCAGGTGAAACAGGGCGACGGGCGTTTCCCGGCCCAGTGGTGCGGTGAGCAGCAGTTTGATCGTATCCTGCTGGATGCGCCGTGCTCGGCGACAGGGGTTATCCGCCGTCATCCTGATATTAAGTGGCTGCGTCGCGATCGTGATATTGCCGAACTCGCTCAGTTACAGTCGGAGATCCTGGATGCCATCTGGCCGCACCTTAAGCCTGGCGGCACGCTGGTCTACGCGACTTGTTCCGTATTGCCGGAAGAGAACAGTCAGCAAATCGCCGCGTTCCTGGCACGTACGCCTGATGCAAAACTCAGCGTTACCGGCACGCCGGACAATCCTGGCAAGCAGAATCTGCCGGGTCTGGAAGACGGCGATGGCTTCTATTACGCTAAGCTAATCAAACAGTGA